The Vigna unguiculata cultivar IT97K-499-35 chromosome 6, ASM411807v1, whole genome shotgun sequence genome contains a region encoding:
- the LOC114186611 gene encoding eukaryotic translation initiation factor 4E-1-like: MVVEDSQKSTITDDQNPSRVDNDDEDLEDGEILEDADDAASAASKPPSALLRNPHPLENSWTFWFDNRSAKSKQDEWGSSIRPIYTFATVEEFWSIYNNIHHPSKLGVRVDFHCFKYKIEPKWEDPICANGGKWTMTFQRGKSDTSWLYTLLAMIGEQFDHGDEICGAVVNVRNRQDKISIWTKNASNEAAQMSIGKQWKEFLDYNETIGFIFHEDAKKHERGAKNKYVI; encoded by the exons ATGGTTGTGGAAGattcacaaaaatcaactatcACCGATGACCAAAACCCTAGCAGGGTCGACAACGACGACGAAGATCTTGAAGATGGGGAGATCCTCGAAGATGCCGACGACGCCGCCTCCGCCGCCTCCAAGCCTCCGTCCGCACTCCTCCGCAACCCCCACCCTCTCGAGAATTCCTGGACCTTCTGGTTCGACAACCGTTCCGCCAAGTCCAAACAAGACGAATGGGGCAGTTCCATCCGACCTATATACACCTTCGCCACCGTCGAAGAGTTTTGGAG CATTTACAATAACATTCACCATCCGAGCAAGTTGGGTGTGCGGGTGGACTTTCACTGCTTCAAGTATAAGATCGAGCCCAAATGGGAGGACCCTATCTGCGCCAATGGTGGAAAATGGACTATGACTTTCCAAAGGGGAAAATCTGATACCAGTTGGTTGTATACG TTGTTGGCAATGATTGGAGAACAGTTTGATCACGGAGATGAAATCTGTGGAGCTGTTGTGAATGTCAGAAATAGGCAGGATAAAATTTCTATTTGGACTAAGAATGCTTCAAATGAAGCTGCTCAG ATGAGCATTGGAAAGCAGTGGAAGGAGTTTCTTGATTACAATGAGACAATAGGCTTTATATTTCAT GAGGATGCAAAGAAGCATGAGAGGGGTGCTAAAAATAAATACGTGATATGA
- the LOC114188157 gene encoding transcription factor GTE9-like isoform X2: MITTEIIAPSAKLKIKFSTKMMEVDSVAKREFGREVSHTDERRRFNSNGKSSGLNSNKRGQPDSNEGQKVKRQRVDRKWSVQCATILKSLMAHPYGWVFNNPVDPVALNIPDYFNIIKSPMDFGTIKAKLEKNDYSGTEDFADDVRLTFSNATTYNPPGNDVHMMAQALRKIFDRKWKDLVRKLKCEDERSRSESGTIKEASGRSLDTMHSRHKDSWPKNTHVSEKKGIPKSISSACKDASVEAPKLSHIPLKFMEKDLHKGSKGNRDREQSAGSLKACSTACPVTCKCSICGDTNCHCLIRSNSTQVSSGSEGRDLTVSGADTLRQDCLTKGSSPMEKKSDSDGTVSSLDSEHICASSKHVTFTTDASSGEVWSTAILPVQLSPKKALRAAMLKSRFADTILKAQQKTLLEHGDKRNPKKMQLEKERLERIQREERARIEAQIKTAEAAARTRAEEESRQRREKEREAARVAIEKMKRTVDIEHNMEIIRELESLSGCTLSYKAVGGRNGYKVALDTWDKPQFENPLERLGLFMKEEYIVEDEEFLNGVREEGEIFN; this comes from the exons ATGATTACCACTGAAATTATAGCACCAAGTGCTAAATTGAAGATCAAGTTCTCAACCAAAATGATGGAGGTTGATTCTGTGGCGAAACGTGAGTTTGGACGGGAAGTGTCTCACACTGATGAAAGAAGGCGTTTTAATTCGAATGGAAAATCGTCTGGGCTGAATTCCAACAAGAGGGGACAACCAGATAGTAACGAGGGCCAAAAGGTGAAAAGACAGAGGGTTGATCGAAAATGGTCAGTTCAGTGTGCTACGATACTGAAGAGTTTAATGGCTCATCCATATGGTTGGGTGTTTAACAATCCAGTAGATCCTGTGGCTTTGAATATTCCAGATTATTTTAACATCATAAAAAGTCCAATGGATTTTGGAACAATTAAAGCTAAGTTGGAGAAGAACGATTATTCGGGCACCGAGGATTTTGCAGATGATGTCAGACTGACTTTCTCAAATGCAACGACATACAACCCTCCCGGTAATGATGTTCATATGATGGCGCAGGCTCTACGTAAAATATTTGACCGAAAATGGAAAGATCTAGTCAGGAAATTGAAGTGTGAAGATGAACGCAGTAGAAGCGAGTCTGGAACAATCAAGGAAGCTAGTGGAAGAAGTCTTGACACAATGCATTCCCGGCATAAGGATTCCTGGCCGAAAAACACACACGTATCTGAAAAGAAAGGAATTCCCAAGAGTATATCATCGGCCTGCAAAGATGCTAGT GTGGAGGCACCTAAATTATCACATATTCCTTTGAAGTTTATGGAGAAAGACTTGCACAAAG GCAGCAAAGGTAACCGTGATAGAGAACAGTCTGCTGGGTCGCTAAAGGCATGTTCTACTGCGTGCCCTGTCACATGCAAGTGTAGCATTTGTGGTGATACCAACTGCCATTGTCTAATTCGAAGCAACTCAACGCAAGTGTCATCAG GATCGGAAGGAAGGGACCTTACTGTATCTGGTGCTGATACTTTGAGACAg GATTGCCTGACTAAAGGTTCCTCACCCATGGAGAAGAAATCGGATTCTGATG GGACTGTTAGTTCTCTGGACAGTGAACATATTTGTGCTAGTTCTAAGCATGTAACTTTTACCACTGATGCCTCTTCTGGGGAAG TTTGGAGCACGGCTATTTTGCCTGTCCAGCTATCTCCTAAAAAGGCTCTTCGTGCCGCTATGCTTAAAAGCCGCTTTGCAGATACCATATTGAAAGCACAGCAAAAGACCCTTCTTGAACAT GGTGATAAACGTAATCCTAAAAAAATGCAGCTGGAAAAGGAGAGATTGGAAAGAATTCAGCGTGAAG AAAGAGCTAGAATCGAAGCTCAAATTAAAACTGCTGAGGCTGCTGCAAGAACGAGGGCTGAGGAAGAGTCAAGACAACGaagagaaaaggaaagagaagcTGCACGAGTTGCAATAGAGAAg ATGAAAAGAACTGTTGATATAGAACATAATATGGAGATCATTAGAGAACTGGAAAGTTTGAGTGGATGCACGCTATCTTATAAGGCTGTGGGTGGCAGAAATGGCTACAAAGTTGCATTGGACACATGGGATAAACCTCAGTTTGAGAACCCATTGGAGCGGCTTGGTCTATTTATGAAGGAAGAGTATATCGTAGAAGACGAGGAGTTTCTGAACGGAGTCAGAGAAGAAGGGGAAATTTTTAACTGA
- the LOC114188157 gene encoding transcription factor GTE9-like isoform X1: MITTEIIAPSAKLKIKFSTKMMEVDSVAKREFGREVSHTDERRRFNSNGKSSGLNSNKRGQPDSNEGQKVKRQRVDRKWSVQCATILKSLMAHPYGWVFNNPVDPVALNIPDYFNIIKSPMDFGTIKAKLEKNDYSGTEDFADDVRLTFSNATTYNPPGNDVHMMAQALRKIFDRKWKDLVRKLKCEDERSRSESGTIKEASGRSLDTMHSRHKDSWPKNTHVSEKKGIPKSISSACKDASVEAPKLSHIPLKFMEKDLHKGSKGNRDREQSAGSLKACSTACPVTCKCSICGDTNCHCLIRSNSTQVSSDISFEGSEGRDLTVSGADTLRQDCLTKGSSPMEKKSDSDGTVSSLDSEHICASSKHVTFTTDASSGEVWSTAILPVQLSPKKALRAAMLKSRFADTILKAQQKTLLEHGDKRNPKKMQLEKERLERIQREERARIEAQIKTAEAAARTRAEEESRQRREKEREAARVAIEKMKRTVDIEHNMEIIRELESLSGCTLSYKAVGGRNGYKVALDTWDKPQFENPLERLGLFMKEEYIVEDEEFLNGVREEGEIFN; this comes from the exons ATGATTACCACTGAAATTATAGCACCAAGTGCTAAATTGAAGATCAAGTTCTCAACCAAAATGATGGAGGTTGATTCTGTGGCGAAACGTGAGTTTGGACGGGAAGTGTCTCACACTGATGAAAGAAGGCGTTTTAATTCGAATGGAAAATCGTCTGGGCTGAATTCCAACAAGAGGGGACAACCAGATAGTAACGAGGGCCAAAAGGTGAAAAGACAGAGGGTTGATCGAAAATGGTCAGTTCAGTGTGCTACGATACTGAAGAGTTTAATGGCTCATCCATATGGTTGGGTGTTTAACAATCCAGTAGATCCTGTGGCTTTGAATATTCCAGATTATTTTAACATCATAAAAAGTCCAATGGATTTTGGAACAATTAAAGCTAAGTTGGAGAAGAACGATTATTCGGGCACCGAGGATTTTGCAGATGATGTCAGACTGACTTTCTCAAATGCAACGACATACAACCCTCCCGGTAATGATGTTCATATGATGGCGCAGGCTCTACGTAAAATATTTGACCGAAAATGGAAAGATCTAGTCAGGAAATTGAAGTGTGAAGATGAACGCAGTAGAAGCGAGTCTGGAACAATCAAGGAAGCTAGTGGAAGAAGTCTTGACACAATGCATTCCCGGCATAAGGATTCCTGGCCGAAAAACACACACGTATCTGAAAAGAAAGGAATTCCCAAGAGTATATCATCGGCCTGCAAAGATGCTAGT GTGGAGGCACCTAAATTATCACATATTCCTTTGAAGTTTATGGAGAAAGACTTGCACAAAG GCAGCAAAGGTAACCGTGATAGAGAACAGTCTGCTGGGTCGCTAAAGGCATGTTCTACTGCGTGCCCTGTCACATGCAAGTGTAGCATTTGTGGTGATACCAACTGCCATTGTCTAATTCGAAGCAACTCAACGCAAGTGTCATCAG ATATATCATTTGAAGGATCGGAAGGAAGGGACCTTACTGTATCTGGTGCTGATACTTTGAGACAg GATTGCCTGACTAAAGGTTCCTCACCCATGGAGAAGAAATCGGATTCTGATG GGACTGTTAGTTCTCTGGACAGTGAACATATTTGTGCTAGTTCTAAGCATGTAACTTTTACCACTGATGCCTCTTCTGGGGAAG TTTGGAGCACGGCTATTTTGCCTGTCCAGCTATCTCCTAAAAAGGCTCTTCGTGCCGCTATGCTTAAAAGCCGCTTTGCAGATACCATATTGAAAGCACAGCAAAAGACCCTTCTTGAACAT GGTGATAAACGTAATCCTAAAAAAATGCAGCTGGAAAAGGAGAGATTGGAAAGAATTCAGCGTGAAG AAAGAGCTAGAATCGAAGCTCAAATTAAAACTGCTGAGGCTGCTGCAAGAACGAGGGCTGAGGAAGAGTCAAGACAACGaagagaaaaggaaagagaagcTGCACGAGTTGCAATAGAGAAg ATGAAAAGAACTGTTGATATAGAACATAATATGGAGATCATTAGAGAACTGGAAAGTTTGAGTGGATGCACGCTATCTTATAAGGCTGTGGGTGGCAGAAATGGCTACAAAGTTGCATTGGACACATGGGATAAACCTCAGTTTGAGAACCCATTGGAGCGGCTTGGTCTATTTATGAAGGAAGAGTATATCGTAGAAGACGAGGAGTTTCTGAACGGAGTCAGAGAAGAAGGGGAAATTTTTAACTGA
- the LOC114188784 gene encoding uncharacterized protein LOC114188784: MAEEFTESEVVFSDHSLRQGVKVALPPPRRMPTSKPVNIPDRRVRRWDSGEEEEEWKEMRPPHEIVRRRVAGKMAFSVCTGNGRTLKGRDLSQVRNSILRLTGFLEA, translated from the coding sequence ATGGCTGAGGAGTTTACGGAATCCGAGGTTGTTTTCTCCGACCACAGCCTCCGCCAAGGAGTCAAGGTGGCGCTGCCCCCGCCGCGGAGGATGCCAACATCAAAGCCTGTGAATATACCGGATAGAAGGGTACGGCGGTGGGATTCCGGTGAGGAGGAGGAAGAGTGGAAGGAAATGAGGCCGCCGCATGAGATCGTTCGGCGGAGGGTGGCCGGGAAAATGGCATTCTCAGTCTGCACCGGTAATGGGAGGACTTTGAAGGGACGAGATTTGAGTCAGGTCAGAAATTCGATCCTCAGGTTGACTGGGTTTCTGGAAGCTTGA
- the LOC114186742 gene encoding pentatricopeptide repeat-containing protein At4g18975, chloroplastic: MPMTCLSSIISPLPLSQICQAKMDKTRALLWGNKLSTIPITVSLKRSCIHCVIKRSKVSPEGGGPMEKKKGKKTTGKKEHHLWKSRDSAQSGQKALTLVRIVSKLPNEKEAVYGALDKWTAWETEFPVIAAAKALKILRKRGQWVRVIQVAKWMLSKGQGTTMGTFDTLLLAFDMDQRVDEAESLWNMIIHTHLRSVSKRLFSRMISIYDHHDMPDKIIEVFADMEELRVKPDEDTVRRVARAFRELGEEEKQKLVIKRYGIKWKYLHFNRERVRVRTEAYDDNESTN, encoded by the exons ATGCCCATGACATGTTTAAGCTCAATTATTTCTCCTCTGCCCCTGTCACAAATATGTCAG GCTAAGATGGATAAAACAAGAGCCCTTCTATGGGGGAATAAATTATCAACAATTCCAATAACCGTCTCACTGAAG AGAAGTTGTATCCACTGCGTGATTAAGAGATCCAAAGTTAGCCCAGAAGGTGGTGGTCCCATGGAGAAGAA AAAAGGGAAGAAGACAACTGGAAAGAAAGAGCACCACTTGTGGAAAAGTAGAGATTCAGCTCAGTCTGGCCAAAAGGCCCTCACTCTTGTTAGAATT GTTTCTAAACTCCCTAATGAGAAAGAAGCTGTTTATGGGGCATTAGACAAATGGACAGCTTGGGAAACAGAGTTTCCAGTGATTGCAGCAGCTAAGGCTTTAAAAATCTTAAGGAAAAGGGGTCAGTGGGTTCGTGTAATTCAG GTAGCAAAGTGGATGCTAAGCAAAGGACAAGGAACAACGATGGGAACGTTTGATACCCTTCTTCTGGCATTTGATATGGACCAGAGGGTAGATGAGGCAGAATCATTGTGGAATATGATCATACATACCCACTTGCGCTCTGTCTCTAAAAGACTGTTTTCAAGGATGATATCGATATATGATCATCATGATATGCCGGATAAGATCATAGAG GTATTTGCAGACATGGAGGAGTTGCGGGTAAAACCTGACGAAGATACGGTCAGGAGAGTGGCAAGAGCTTTTAGAGAACTAGGCGAAGAAGAGAAGCAGAAATTGGTTATAAAACGATATGGGATTAAATGGAAGTACCTTCACTTCAATCGCGAACGGGTGAGAGTTAGAACAGAAGCATATGATGATAATGAATCAACCAATTGA